GGCGTTGTTGTTGAACTGCGCGACACCGCCATTGAGCGTGGTCGCACCGCTCACCAATGGTCCCTGCAAGGTCCAGGTGCCGCTGTTGATGGTCAGGTTGTTGAAGTTGACGTAGGTGGCGCTCGACGCCGTTCCCGTCCCGGTCGTGCCGCCGCCGACGCCGATCGGGTTTTGCAGGATCAGGCTGTTGGTGCCGCCCGCGCCGCCATCGACGGTGCCGGTCGGGGCGAAGGTCAGGTTTATGCCGATGAGGCCACCGAGACCGACGCTGACCTGAACACCGTCACCGACGTTGACGCTGGAGCCGGTCACTGCGGTGAAGGTGTTGGTGCTCGCCGCGCCCATCGACACGCCGCCTGTGATCGCGCCGGCGTTGGTGAAGGTGTTGCCCGCCGCCGAGGTCTCGAAGGCGATCCGGCCGTTGATGACGCCGGTGCTGCTGTTGGTCATGTTGACCTGCGAGCCGCCGTAGACGCCGACCACCGGGGTATCGGCCAACGTAATGCCGCCGACCGAGAGTCCGGTCGAGGTGATGGTGCCGTTGTTGGTGATGCTGGTGGTACCGGCCGCCGCGTTGTTCACCGCGATACCCAGGCCATCGATGCTGGCCAGGTTGAGGCCGAGTAGCATGCCGGTGCCGCGAATGATCCCGCTGGCGTTGTTGAGCACGCTGACGGTACTCGTCGCACCGGTACCGATAAAGGCACCGCCGCTCAACACCGAGACCAGGCCAAGCAGCGCCGGATCGATGGTGCCGGAGTTGTTCAGGCTGATGTTGACCCCGGTCAGGTCCATCACGTGGCCGCCGAGGGTCGCGTTCATCTGCGCCCCGCTGTTGACGTTGACCGTCAGGCCGTTGGTCGCACTGCTGAAGTTGTTGAGAAACAGCGGCAGGCTCGGCACGCCGGTACAGGTCACGGTCGAGCCGGCTGTGGAGCACGTAGCCAGCGCCGGTGTGCTCACGCCGCCGAACAACAGCCCGGCGACGCTCAGATGCACAGCAAGGGAAAGTGGGGAAAAACGCGAGACGAGGGCGACACCAAACCTTGCTTCCACGGGCTACTCCTTGTCGTGGTCAATTCTTCCTTGAAGGCGTGCGAAGCCTGCTTATTCCACACGCGAATCAAGAGCGCGACGGTCATCACAAAACCGTTGATTGCTCACAAAGCTAGTAGACGCCCAGACATGGGGCACGGATTAAATGGTGTTAATACTTTAATACTAGCCCCTCTAAACCGGGGCTTTCAGCCCTTGGACACGAGGATTTGAACGCTCGGCATCACCCTTGTAGGCGCTGCGGCACGCTGCGCTCTTTTGATCTTGATCTTTAAAGCAAAATCAAAAGATCGCAGCGTGCCGCAGCGCCTGCAGGGGTAACCGGGAGGAGTTGGTACGTGTTATGCAAACGTTTGCGAACCGTCAATCCCGGCATTTTCGCCACACATCCAGTAGGCCCGCAGAATCCGGGCCTTGATCTGCAAAAAAGGACTTTGAATGCACGTCGCTTCCGTTTTATGCGCCCCGTTTGCGCACACGTTTGCTGTTTCCCTGCTACTGACTGGCGTTACCGGAGTTCTCAGCCACAACGCGATGGCGCAACCGGCGCTCCCCGAAGAATCCGCTCAGGGCGAAACCCTCAGCCCCGAAGCCAGTCCGCCGCAAAAAGGTGCGTACCTGTCGGATTGGTACAACCAGGACCTGACCCTGATCGGCAGCAAAGACATCAGCTTCGGACCGCAACCGGCGGACGATATCTACCTGGAATACGAGTATTTCGGGCGCAAAGGCCCGTTCGAACTGTATGGCTACATCGACGTGCCGAAGATCTTCAATATCGGCAACAGCCACGACAAAGGCGTGTGGGACCACGGCTCGCCGGTGTTCATGGAGCACGAGCCACGCATTTCCATCGACTACCTCGCCGGCCGCAGCCTGGCCATCGGCCCGTTCAAGGAGTGGTACGTAGCGTTCGACTGGATCTACGACCACGGCAGCCGCAAAGAGAACCGCGCCAACACCCTCTACAGCGGCTTCGGCACCGACATCGACACCCATTCGCGGGTCAACCTGTCGGCCAACCTGTACGGGCGTTACCAGTGGGAAAACTACGGCGCGAGCAATGAGTACTCGTGGGACGGCTACCGCGCGCAGCTCAAGTACATCATCCCGATCGACAAATTCAGCAACGGCGCTTCGTTGACCTACATCGGCTTCACCAACTTCGATTTCGGCTCCGACATGCACAAGGACAACCCGGCGCGCACCGCCAACGCGACGGTGGCGACCAACGTCTTGCTGTACTCGTTCACCCATTTGCGCTTCACCCTGGTCGGGCGTTATTTCCACAATGGCGGTAACTGGGAAGACGGCAGCGAGCTGAATTTTGGCGACGGCAATTTCCGCGCCCGCTCCAACGGCTGGGGTTACTACGCCGGCATCGGTTATCAGTTCTGAAATAAGGAGATGTTTATGCAAGCAATGATGCGAGTTTTTCTGGCCGCTTCCACCCTGCTCTCTTGCACCGCATGGGCTGACGATGCGCCGATCCAGCCCAAAGTCGTATTGATCACCATGTTCGCCCCCGAGGCGCAGCACTGGATCGATCGCCTTGAGCTCAAACAGCAGATCCGTGTGCCAGGCCTGTCCGCCGAGTACCCGACCATCCGCTGCAACACGCAGCAGGTGTGCCTGCTGACCACTGGCATGGGCCAGACCAACGCGGCCGCCTCGACGCTGGCACTGGCCATGTCGCCGAAATTCGATCTGCGCAAAAGCTATTTCCTGATCGCCGGTATCGCCGGGATCAGCCCTGAACACGGCACCATCGGCACCGCCGCATGGGCGCATTATCTGGTGGAGTTCGGCACGCAGTGGGAGCTGGATTCCCGTGATGCGCCATCGAGTTGGCCGACCGGTTATCTAGGCATCAACACCAAAGGCCCGAATGAAAAACCACCGCTGGATTACAAGACCGAAGTCTTCGAACTCAATCCGACATTGCAGGCCAAGGCTTACGCCCTGAGCCACAAAGTCGAACTGAGCGAGAGCAAGGAATCCGCCGCTTGGCGTTTGAAATACCCGTCAGCGCCCGCCAACCAACCGCCAGTCGTCACCCGTTGCGACACACTGGCGGGCAACACCTGGTTTTCCGGCACGCGCCTGAGCGAACGGGCTGAGGTCTGGACCAAACTGCTCACCGACAACAAGGGCGAATACTGCACGACGCAGCAGGAAGACAACTCCACCTACGAAGCGCTGCTACGCGCCAGCCGTGAAGGACTCGTCGATGTGCAACGCCTGGCGGTGGTGCGCGCTGGCTCCGACTTCGACCGTCCTGAACCGGGCGGTAGTGAAGTGGATAATTTGCTCAAGTATGCCGATCAGGGCGGTTTTGTCCCGGCCCTTGAGAACCTCTATCGCACGGGTAATCCGCTGGTGCAGGACATCCTCAAGCACTGGTCTGCCTGGGAAAATGGCGTTCCACAATCCTGAAGAACTAAAGAACCTTGTGGGAGCTGGCTTGCCAGCGATGGCATCAGTGCAGTCAACATCTTCATCGGCTGCTCTACCGCTATCGCTGGCAAGCCAGCTCCCACAGGTTATGCGGTGTGACGGAGATCAGGGGATAAGGATGACCTTGTCACCGCTGCCCTGATTCACCTCGGCATACCGCGCCAAGCCTTCCGCCAGCGGCGATTCCACCAGCCCTTGCGGCAACGGCAGCAGACCTTCATCAAA
The sequence above is drawn from the Pseudomonas sp. FP2196 genome and encodes:
- a CDS encoding nucleoside-specific channel-forming protein Tsx, with the translated sequence MHVASVLCAPFAHTFAVSLLLTGVTGVLSHNAMAQPALPEESAQGETLSPEASPPQKGAYLSDWYNQDLTLIGSKDISFGPQPADDIYLEYEYFGRKGPFELYGYIDVPKIFNIGNSHDKGVWDHGSPVFMEHEPRISIDYLAGRSLAIGPFKEWYVAFDWIYDHGSRKENRANTLYSGFGTDIDTHSRVNLSANLYGRYQWENYGASNEYSWDGYRAQLKYIIPIDKFSNGASLTYIGFTNFDFGSDMHKDNPARTANATVATNVLLYSFTHLRFTLVGRYFHNGGNWEDGSELNFGDGNFRARSNGWGYYAGIGYQF
- a CDS encoding purine nucleoside permease; amino-acid sequence: MQAMMRVFLAASTLLSCTAWADDAPIQPKVVLITMFAPEAQHWIDRLELKQQIRVPGLSAEYPTIRCNTQQVCLLTTGMGQTNAAASTLALAMSPKFDLRKSYFLIAGIAGISPEHGTIGTAAWAHYLVEFGTQWELDSRDAPSSWPTGYLGINTKGPNEKPPLDYKTEVFELNPTLQAKAYALSHKVELSESKESAAWRLKYPSAPANQPPVVTRCDTLAGNTWFSGTRLSERAEVWTKLLTDNKGEYCTTQQEDNSTYEALLRASREGLVDVQRLAVVRAGSDFDRPEPGGSEVDNLLKYADQGGFVPALENLYRTGNPLVQDILKHWSAWENGVPQS